Proteins from one Mercurialis annua linkage group LG7, ddMerAnnu1.2, whole genome shotgun sequence genomic window:
- the LOC130014853 gene encoding uncharacterized protein LOC130014853, translating into MASYTVPDYELPSSPYYLHPSENPSLVLVSPLMNGQNYHSWFRSMRMCLLSKNKLKFVDVSIAVPSKNSSIYPVWERCNTMVLSWILRSLTPSIAQSILWIDNALDVWKDLFDRFSQGSVLRISDLQEEIYSFKQNNLTVTDYFTHLKMLWDEYVNLRMIPVCMCIPQCSCNALTLVKNYQEADCVIRFLKGLNEGFSVVRTQVLMVDPLPKINKVFSLALQHERELGIGMNVSQIVEPHVFAAQSGSFNRQSYDSNRPNNRAYRPPINGNLGQNNFRPQGGQKRFYSAPNNGKPMCSHCGVSGHTVEICFKKHGYPPGYRSKFRPQTFVNQVGELVTTNSQEETYCVEQNGGYDNYAYEDNNTYAESFEYEKNIEQDKGHSNDVGVSGVPPITQAQYAQLMSLLQQNIPKAAAISSPRVNTVSTNFVAEETGATNHIVCSLQAFTTYELVSDIYVTLPNCQKIAVTHKVS; encoded by the exons ATGGCATCTTATACAGTTCCTGATTATGAATTGCCATCTAGTCCTTATTACTTACATCCTAGTGAAAATCCTTCATTAGTTCTTGTTTCACCATTAATGAATGGTCAGAATTATCACTCATGGTTTCGTTCCATGAGAATGTGTCTTTTGTCAAAGAACAAACTGAAATTTGTGGATGTAAGCATTGCTGTGCCTTCAAAGAATAGTTCAATTTATCCTGTTTGGGAACGCTGCAATACAATGGTACTTTCTTGGATTTTAAGGTCTTTAACTCCATCTATAGCTCAAAGTATATTATGGATTGACAATGCTTTAGATGTTTGGAAGGATTTGTTTGATAGGTTTTCACAAGGTAGTGTTTTGAGGATTTCTGATTTGCAAGAGGAGATATAtagttttaaacaaaataatctTACTGTGACAGATTATTTCACACATTTAAAGATGCTTTGGGATGAATATGTTAATCTGAGAATGATACCTGTGTGTATGTGCATTCCTCAATGTTCATGTAATGCATTAACCTTAGTAAAGAATTATCAAGAAGCTGATTGTGTAATTAGATTTCTTAAAGGCTTAAATGAAGGTTTTTCTGTGGTTAGAACTCAAGTATTGATGGTTGATCCTTTACCTAAAATCAACAAAGTTTTTTCTCTGGCATTGCAACATGAAAGGGAATTAGGTATTGGTATGAATGTGTCTCAGATTGTAGAGCCACATGTTTTTGCTGCTCAATCAGGTTCTTTTAACAGACAGTCTTATGATAGTAATAGACCTAATAATAGGGCTTATAGACCACCTATAAATGGCAATCTTggacaaaataattttagacCACAAGGAGGACAGAAGAGATTTTATAGTGCACCTAATAATGGTAAGCCTATGTGTAGTCATTGTGGAGTTTCTGGACATACAGTTGAGATTTGTTTCAAGAAACATGGTTATCCTCCTGGATATAGATCAAAATTTAGGCCACAAACTTTTGTTAATCAAGTTGGTGAGCTGGTAACTACTAATTCACAAGAAGAAACTTATTGTGTGGAGCAAAATGGTGGTTATGACAATTATGCTTATGAAGATAATAATACATATGCTGAATCCTTTGAGTATGAAAAGAATATTGAGCAAGATAAAGGTCATTCAAATGATGTTGGTGTTTCTGGTGTTCCTCCAATAACTCAAGCTCAGTATGCACAACTAATGAGTCTTCTGCAACAAAATATACCTAAAGCTGCTGCAATTTCTTCACCAAGAGTGAATACTGTCTCAACAAACTTTGTTGCAGAGGAAACAG GGGCAACAAATCATATTGTGTGTTCATTGCAAGCATTTACAACTTATGAATTGGTTTCTGATATCTATGTTACTTTgcctaattgtcaaaaaattGCTGTTACTCATAAGG TAAGCTGA
- the LOC126656230 gene encoding peroxisomal membrane protein 13, with protein MDSSSQPPSGGSPAKPWERSGASSSGPTPFKPPSPGSTSDVVEASGTAAPGEIVSSANRTAAVNTNSLGRPVPSRPWEQQQTYGNSYGGYNSGLNYNSGYGSGMLNSSYGGGYGGSYGGGMYGSSMYNRGGYGGGMYGSGGGMYGGGMYGGGLGGPMGGYGMGGMGGMGPYGGDQDPNNPYGAPSSPPGFWISFLRVMQGVVNFFGRISILIDQNTQAFHMFMTAMLQLFDRTGVLYGELARFVFRLLGIRTKPRKVQGPGPDGRPTPHNPHGNQNFIEGGPKGAPTGGWDNVWGDS; from the exons ATGGACTCCAGTTCCCAACCGCCGTCag GCGGTAGTCCTGCAAAACCTTGGGAACGATCAGGTGCTTCGTCGTCCGGCCCTACGCCTTTTAAGCCGCCATCGCCTGGCAGCACCAGCGATGTGGTTGAGGCGTCTGGAACTGCAGCACCGGGTGAAATTGTTTCTTCTGCTAATAGGACTGCGGCTGTAAACACGAATTCTCTCGGTAGACCTGTCCCTTCTAGGCCGTGGGAGCAACAACAAACTTACGGGAACTCGTATGGAG GGTACAACTCTGGCCTAAATTATAATTCAGGGTATGGTTCCGGGATGCTTAATTCTTCATATGGTGGTGGATATGGAGGATCTTATGGTGGTGGAATGTATGGAAGCAGCATGTATAATAGAGGAGGATATGGGGGTGGCATGTATGGCAGTGGTGGCGGCATGTATGGTGGAGGAATGTATGGGGGTGGTCTTGGTGGCCCAATGGGTGGTTATGGAATGGGTGGGATGGGAGGAATGGGGCCTTATGGTGGTGATCAAGATCCGAATAATCCATATGGTGCTCCGTCATCTCCACCTggcttttggatttctttccttcGAGTG ATGCAAGGCGTTGTCAACTTTTTTGGCCGGATATCTATTCTGATAGACCAGAACACCCAGGCGTTTCACATGTTCATGACTGCAATGCTTCAG CTCTTTGATCGTACAGGCGTTTTATACGGAGAGTTGGCGAGATTTGTTTTTAGACTATTAGGAATCAGAACAAAGCCGAGGAAGGTTCAAGGCCCGGGACCTGATGGACGTCCTACTCCTCATAACCCACATGGAAACCAAAACTTCATCGAGGGAGGACCAAAGGGTGCTCCAACTGGTGGATGGGATAACGTATGGGGAGACAGTTGA
- the LOC126656589 gene encoding uncharacterized protein LOC126656589 isoform X2 — protein MAASANPSGGGSNSSNNQEGIAAAASGQKVPSSTATATANGGGVNTGKNGGTSADNSQTEAALRHSPGISVEWTSDEQSLLEELLSKYASDSVLQRYAKIALQLKDKTVRDVALRCRWMTKKENGKRRKEDHSARKNKDRKEKAADSSAKSSSHLTPRPNGPPYAPPMIPADSDDGISYKAIGGATGELLEQNAQILSQISANFASFQIHDNLNLLSKTRDNILSILNDLNDMPDIMKQMPPLPVKVNEELANSFLPQSSHYMKS, from the exons ATGGCTGCTAGTGCGAATCCCTCCGGCGGAGGGAGTAATAGTAGTAATAATCAAGAAGGTATCGCAGCAGCAGCATCGGGGCAGAAAGTTCCGTCGTCTACTGCTACGGCCACTGCGAATGGCGGAGGTGTAAATACGGGGAAAAACGGTGGTACTTCAGCTGATAATTCGCAAACGGAAGCGGCGTTAAGACACAGTCCTGGTATTTCCGTTGAGTGGACTTCCGATGAACAGTCTCTTCTCGAAGAATTGCTCTCTAA ATATGCTTCAGATTCAGTTCTTCAGCGATATGCAAAGATTGCTCTTCAATTGAAGGATAAAACAGTTCGCGATGTGGCACTCCGTTGTCGATGGATGACT aaaaaagaaaatggaaAGAGAAGGAAAGAGGACCATTCAGCAAGGAAAAACAAAGATAGGAAG GAAAAAGCTGCAGATTCTTCAGCAAAGTCGTCATCCCATTTGACGCCTCGTCCTAATGGTCCTCCATATGCTCCACCAATGATCCCTGCGGACAGTGATGATGGCATCTCTTACAAAG CCATCGGCGGTGCTACTGGAGAGCTTTTGGAGCAAAATGCTCAAATTTTAAGTCAAATTTCAGCAAATTTTGCATCTTTTCAG ATACATGATAACCTTAATCTTTTAAGCAAAACACGGGACAACATCCTTTCCATCTTAAATGA CTTGAACGACATGCCGGATATAATGAAGCAGATGCCTCCACTTCCGGTGAAGGTAAATGAAGAGCTTGCCAACTCCTTCCTTCCCCAATCATCGCATTACATGAAATCATGA
- the LOC126656589 gene encoding uncharacterized protein LOC126656589 isoform X1 — protein MAASANPSGGGSNSSNNQEGIAAAASGQKVPSSTATATANGGGVNTGKNGGTSADNSQTEAALRHSPGISVEWTSDEQSLLEELLSKYASDSVLQRYAKIALQLKDKTVRDVALRCRWMTKKENGKRRKEDHSARKNKDRKEKAADSSAKSSSHLTPRPNGPPYAPPMIPADSDDGISYKAIGGATGELLEQNAQILSQISANFASFQIHDNLNLLSKTRDNILSILNESGATWDDTLNDMPDIMKQMPPLPVKVNEELANSFLPQSSHYMKS, from the exons ATGGCTGCTAGTGCGAATCCCTCCGGCGGAGGGAGTAATAGTAGTAATAATCAAGAAGGTATCGCAGCAGCAGCATCGGGGCAGAAAGTTCCGTCGTCTACTGCTACGGCCACTGCGAATGGCGGAGGTGTAAATACGGGGAAAAACGGTGGTACTTCAGCTGATAATTCGCAAACGGAAGCGGCGTTAAGACACAGTCCTGGTATTTCCGTTGAGTGGACTTCCGATGAACAGTCTCTTCTCGAAGAATTGCTCTCTAA ATATGCTTCAGATTCAGTTCTTCAGCGATATGCAAAGATTGCTCTTCAATTGAAGGATAAAACAGTTCGCGATGTGGCACTCCGTTGTCGATGGATGACT aaaaaagaaaatggaaAGAGAAGGAAAGAGGACCATTCAGCAAGGAAAAACAAAGATAGGAAG GAAAAAGCTGCAGATTCTTCAGCAAAGTCGTCATCCCATTTGACGCCTCGTCCTAATGGTCCTCCATATGCTCCACCAATGATCCCTGCGGACAGTGATGATGGCATCTCTTACAAAG CCATCGGCGGTGCTACTGGAGAGCTTTTGGAGCAAAATGCTCAAATTTTAAGTCAAATTTCAGCAAATTTTGCATCTTTTCAG ATACATGATAACCTTAATCTTTTAAGCAAAACACGGGACAACATCCTTTCCATCTTAAATGA GTCTGGTGCCACGTGGGATGACAC CTTGAACGACATGCCGGATATAATGAAGCAGATGCCTCCACTTCCGGTGAAGGTAAATGAAGAGCTTGCCAACTCCTTCCTTCCCCAATCATCGCATTACATGAAATCATGA
- the LOC126654913 gene encoding uncharacterized protein LOC126654913, whose product MLRTRLVWFTVGFSVSTAAIGQFIWRDLLVDRYTLSSTTKHNFDGLEDRLRNLESSVNSNSSPAQVEG is encoded by the exons atgctgCGGACACGGTTGGTATGGTTCACGGTGGGTTTCTCAGTATCAACGGCGGCGATTGGTCAATTCATTTGGAGAGATCTTTTGGTTGACCGATATACCCTTTCCTCCACT ACGAAGCATAATTTTGATGGACTTGAAGACAGACTCCGTAATCTTGAATCTTCCGTCAACTCCAATTCATCTCCTGCccag GTTGAAggttaa